Genomic segment of Streptomyces sp. NBC_01210:
GGACGAGCTGCGACCGCACGAGCCGGGCATACGGGTTGAGCTGACCGGGCCGTGGGCCCCGTACTCCTTCACGGGCGAGGTGGGGGAGCGATGACTGCTCCGGCGCCGCTGGCCCATCGCGAAATCGCGCTGGTCGACCTGCTCGACAGACTGCTCGCGGGCGGTGTCGTGATCGCAGGGGACGTCACACTGC
This window contains:
- a CDS encoding gas vesicle protein, translating into MTAPAPLAHREIALVDLLDRLLAGGVVIAGDVTLRIADVDLVRIDLKALVSSVNARVASPWEEPG